Proteins encoded in a region of the Tachyglossus aculeatus isolate mTacAcu1 chromosome 11, mTacAcu1.pri, whole genome shotgun sequence genome:
- the DLX4 gene encoding homeobox protein DLX-4: MNSVLDSVLGPDLSKWAFVNLGQPLTPSSQPSPPSGLDPYPPVVLAPQGPPYLGYGNTGPPPGERLPQAAEQEKPPASEFGEGRHRHSKTGKRARKPRTIYSNLQLQALNQRFQQTRYLALPERAELAAQLGLTQTQVKIWFQNKRSKFRKIMKQGSSVTEGESLPRVPSLSPCSPSLPLLWDPPSVGKGGGLDPGGYISSFGPWYQPQPPGTLTRSQMM; this comes from the exons ATGAACTCAGTCCTCGATAGCGTCCTAGGCCCGGACCTGTCCAAGTGGGCTTTCGTAAACTTGGGCCAGCCGCtgaccccctcctcccaaccctcgCCCCCCTCAGGCCTGGATCCCTATCCCCCGGTGGTCTTGG CCCCCCAGGGACCCCCTTACCTGGGGTACGGAAATACAGGTCCTCCGCCAGGGGAGCGTCTGCCCCAGGCAGCAG AGCAGGAGAAGCCACCAGCGTCGGAGTTTGGGGAAGGTCGCCACCGCCACAGCAAAACTGGGAAACGAGCCCGGAAGCCGCGGACCATTTACTCTAACCTGCAGCTGCAGGCCTTGAACCAGCGCTTCCAGCAGACCCGATACCTGGCGCTGCCCGAGCGGGCCGAGCTGGCCGCACAGCTCGGCCTGACCCAGACCCAG gtcAAGATCTGGTTCCAGAACAAACGCTCCAAGTTCAGGAAGATCATGAAGCAGGGATCGAGTGTGACAGAAGGGGAGTCTCTGCCCAGAGTCCCCTCGCTGTCACCCTGCTCCCCCAgtctgcctctgctctgggaccCTCCCTCGGTGGGCAAAGGCGGAGGGCTGGATCCCGGAGGTTACATCAGCAGCTTCGGGCCTTGGTACCAGCCTCAGCCGCCGGGCACCCTGACTCGGTCCCAGATGATGTGA